A DNA window from Corynebacterium ciconiae DSM 44920 contains the following coding sequences:
- a CDS encoding ArsR/SmtB family transcription factor, which yields MSAPTHTSELPVGRSLNSHHLSPHESAAIAAAFKVLGDPTRLRLLSLVASDNSISSAQLEEILEISQPTVSHHLKKLHEAGLIHRYQQGRRVRYTISDEQFTHLARLLMP from the coding sequence ATGAGCGCCCCGACGCACACCAGTGAGCTTCCGGTGGGGCGCTCGCTCAATAGCCACCACCTGTCCCCGCACGAATCCGCAGCGATTGCTGCGGCCTTCAAGGTGCTCGGGGATCCCACGCGTCTGCGCTTGCTCTCCTTGGTGGCATCGGATAATTCCATCTCCTCGGCGCAGCTGGAAGAGATCCTTGAGATTTCCCAGCCCACGGTGAGCCACCACCTGAAGAAACTGCACGAGGCGGGGCTGATTCACCGCTACCAACAAGGCCGGCGGGTGCGCTATACCATCAGCGATGAACAGTTCACCCACTTGGCACGTTTGCTCATGCCTTAA
- a CDS encoding valine--tRNA ligase, translated as MANRSEQLPKSWDPSNVEHELYQRWVDAGYFTADPASDKPPFSIVLPPPNVTGQLHMGHALDHTLMDSIVRRKRMQGYEVLWLPGMDHAGIATQTKVEAMLKETEGKDRFDYTREEFVEKVWEWKRQYGGTITRQMRAIGDSVDWSKERFTMDEGLSEAVQTIFKQLYDAGMIYRANRLVNWSPVLETAVSDIEVEYKDVEGELVSIRYGSLDDAEPHVIVATTRVETMLGDVAVAVHPDDERYRDLVGTTLPHPFREDLSLEIIADDYVDPEFGTGAVKITPAHDPNDYEMGLRHDLEMPIIMDKKGRIADTGTRFDGLSREEARVAVREALAAEGRIVKEIRPYVHSVGHSERSGEPIEPRLSQQWWVKVEELAKMAGDAIRQGDTTVHPTSLEPRYFEWVDNMHDWCISRQLWWGHRIPIWYGPEGEVLCLGPREEAPEGYEQDPDVLDTWFSSALWPFSTMGWPADSDLLAKFYPTSVLVTGYDILFFWVARMMMFANFAATLEGSELGTAEGSERPQIPFKDLYLHGLVRDERGRKMSKSLGNGIDPMEWVERFGADALRFALARGANPGVDLPLGEDAAHSARNFATKLFNATRFALMNGAEAGELPERSELSDADRWITDRLNEVVATVNRYLDDYQFAKANEELYHFTWDELCDWYLEIAKVQIPRDAEAASEAERRRGATTQRVLGHALDTVLRLLHPTMPFVTEVLWTALTDGESLVVASWPEAEERDSDATAQRRIDDTVKLITEIRRFRSDQGVKPSQKVPARVDFARVDLDNQREVITSLARLDAPGEDFTASASVEVRLSAGTVSVDLDTSGTVDTAAERKRLEKDLKNAEKELETTAKKLNNENFLAKAPAAVVDKIRARQQVAREEFDRISKRLEQLS; from the coding sequence ATGGCCAACCGCAGCGAGCAGCTTCCGAAGAGCTGGGACCCATCGAATGTTGAACACGAGCTCTACCAACGGTGGGTAGACGCCGGATACTTTACTGCGGACCCCGCCTCTGACAAGCCGCCATTTTCCATTGTGCTGCCTCCGCCGAATGTTACCGGCCAGCTTCACATGGGGCATGCCCTCGACCACACCCTGATGGACTCCATCGTGCGCCGCAAGCGCATGCAGGGATACGAGGTATTGTGGCTGCCCGGTATGGACCACGCCGGCATCGCCACCCAAACCAAGGTCGAAGCCATGCTCAAGGAGACTGAGGGCAAGGATCGCTTCGACTACACCCGCGAAGAATTCGTGGAAAAGGTGTGGGAATGGAAGCGCCAATACGGAGGCACAATTACTCGCCAGATGCGCGCCATCGGTGATTCCGTGGATTGGTCCAAGGAGCGCTTCACCATGGATGAGGGGCTGAGCGAGGCGGTGCAGACCATCTTCAAGCAGCTCTACGATGCCGGAATGATTTACCGCGCGAACCGTTTGGTCAACTGGTCGCCGGTGTTGGAAACGGCCGTCTCCGATATCGAGGTGGAGTACAAGGATGTTGAGGGCGAGCTCGTGTCCATTCGTTATGGCTCCCTCGACGATGCCGAACCGCACGTGATCGTGGCCACCACCCGCGTGGAAACCATGCTCGGCGATGTTGCCGTGGCCGTCCACCCCGATGATGAGCGCTACCGCGACCTAGTCGGTACCACCCTGCCGCACCCCTTCCGCGAAGATCTCTCGCTGGAGATCATCGCCGATGATTATGTAGACCCCGAGTTCGGAACCGGCGCGGTCAAGATCACCCCCGCGCACGACCCGAACGACTACGAGATGGGTCTACGCCACGACCTCGAGATGCCCATCATCATGGACAAGAAGGGGCGCATCGCCGATACCGGAACTCGCTTTGATGGCCTTAGCCGCGAAGAGGCCCGTGTGGCCGTGCGGGAAGCACTCGCGGCCGAGGGACGCATCGTGAAAGAGATCCGTCCCTATGTGCACTCGGTGGGCCACTCCGAGCGCAGCGGCGAGCCCATCGAGCCGCGCCTCTCCCAGCAGTGGTGGGTCAAGGTTGAAGAGCTGGCCAAGATGGCCGGCGATGCCATCCGCCAGGGCGATACCACCGTGCACCCCACCTCCCTTGAGCCACGCTACTTCGAGTGGGTGGACAACATGCACGACTGGTGCATCTCTCGTCAGCTGTGGTGGGGCCACCGCATCCCCATCTGGTATGGACCCGAGGGCGAGGTGCTCTGCCTCGGCCCAAGAGAAGAAGCCCCTGAGGGCTACGAGCAGGACCCGGACGTGCTGGACACCTGGTTCAGCTCGGCGCTGTGGCCGTTTTCCACCATGGGCTGGCCCGCCGATTCCGATCTGCTGGCCAAGTTCTATCCCACCTCCGTGCTGGTCACCGGCTACGACATCCTGTTCTTCTGGGTGGCGCGCATGATGATGTTCGCCAACTTCGCCGCGACCCTGGAGGGTTCCGAGCTGGGCACCGCCGAGGGGTCCGAGCGCCCGCAGATCCCGTTCAAGGACCTCTATCTGCACGGTTTGGTGCGCGATGAGCGCGGCAGAAAGATGAGTAAGTCCCTTGGCAATGGCATCGACCCCATGGAGTGGGTGGAGCGCTTCGGCGCCGATGCCCTGCGTTTCGCCCTGGCACGCGGTGCCAACCCCGGCGTCGATCTGCCCCTAGGTGAGGACGCCGCCCACAGCGCCCGTAACTTCGCCACCAAGCTGTTTAACGCCACCCGCTTCGCGTTGATGAACGGCGCCGAGGCAGGCGAGCTGCCCGAGCGCAGCGAGCTGAGCGACGCCGACCGCTGGATCACCGACCGCCTCAACGAGGTGGTCGCCACCGTCAACCGTTACCTCGACGATTATCAGTTCGCGAAGGCCAACGAGGAGCTCTACCACTTCACCTGGGATGAGCTCTGCGACTGGTACCTCGAGATCGCTAAGGTGCAGATCCCGCGTGACGCCGAAGCCGCAAGCGAGGCTGAGCGTCGTCGTGGGGCCACCACCCAGCGGGTGCTCGGCCATGCCCTCGACACCGTGCTGCGGTTGCTGCATCCCACCATGCCCTTCGTGACAGAGGTGCTGTGGACCGCTCTCACCGATGGCGAGAGTCTGGTGGTGGCCTCGTGGCCCGAGGCTGAGGAGCGCGATAGCGACGCCACCGCGCAGCGCCGTATCGACGACACGGTCAAGCTCATCACCGAGATTCGTCGTTTCCGTTCGGACCAGGGAGTTAAGCCCTCCCAGAAGGTGCCGGCACGGGTGGACTTCGCCCGCGTGGATCTGGACAACCAGCGCGAGGTGATCACCTCCTTGGCGCGTTTGGATGCTCCCGGCGAGGACTTCACCGCCAGCGCAAGTGTGGAGGTACGTCTCAGCGCCGGCACTGTGAGCGTGGATCTCGATACCTCTGGCACCGTGGATACCGCGGCGGAGCGTAAGCGCCTAGAGAAGGACCTGAAGAACGCCGAGAAGGAACTCGAGACCACCGCGAAGAAGTTGAACAATGAGAACTTCCTCGCCAAGGCCCCCGCGGCTGTGGTGGATAAGATCCGCGCCCGCCAGCAGGTGGCCCGCGAAGAGTTCGACCGTATTAGCAAGCGACTTGAGCAGCTCTCATGA
- the folC gene encoding bifunctional tetrahydrofolate synthase/dihydrofolate synthase — translation MNDHEEFGDLELSETGLSLPIDVNQEVEKPESPEITAEDMQALAACEAELDLRWPETKLDPSLERIEKLMDLLGSPQRSYPTIHVAGTNGKTSTVRMIESLLRAFHRRTGRTTSPHLQLVTERIAIDGEPIHPRDYVRTWEEIKPYVEMVDASSEVPMSKFEVLTAMAYAAFADAPVDVAVVEVGMGGRWDATNVIDADVAVIMPIGLDHTDYLGESIEEIAAEKAGIIKARWDASDLLTPPDNVVVVGNQEPAAMDVVLQQAVSSDASVARHGQEFGVVSSTVAVGGQDITIRGLAGDYEDIFLPLSGAHMAHNAACALAAVEAFFGAGPGRELDLNTVREGFGTVSSPGRLERVRSTPSVFVDATHNPHGATALAQALDRDFNFRRLVGVLGVLGDKDSRGVMQALEPVLDEVVITQNTSPRAMDVYDLADTAREIFGEERVHVAEQLPTAVELAIELAEDTGEVGEMVSGSGVVITGSVVTAGEARALFGKEPA, via the coding sequence ATGAATGATCACGAAGAATTCGGAGACCTTGAGCTCTCCGAAACTGGGTTGAGTTTGCCTATCGACGTCAACCAGGAGGTGGAAAAACCCGAATCTCCGGAGATCACCGCCGAGGACATGCAGGCGCTCGCCGCCTGCGAGGCGGAGCTGGATCTGCGTTGGCCAGAGACCAAGCTGGATCCCAGCCTCGAGCGGATCGAGAAACTCATGGATCTGCTGGGGTCGCCGCAGCGCAGCTATCCCACGATTCACGTGGCAGGCACCAATGGAAAAACCTCCACGGTGCGCATGATTGAGTCTCTGTTGCGCGCCTTCCACCGGCGCACCGGGCGCACCACCAGCCCGCACTTGCAGCTGGTGACCGAGCGCATAGCCATCGATGGCGAGCCCATTCACCCGCGGGACTATGTGCGCACGTGGGAAGAGATCAAACCCTATGTGGAAATGGTCGACGCCTCCTCAGAGGTGCCGATGTCCAAATTCGAAGTGCTCACCGCCATGGCCTACGCCGCCTTCGCCGATGCTCCGGTGGATGTCGCCGTGGTGGAGGTGGGCATGGGCGGCCGCTGGGATGCCACCAACGTGATTGACGCGGATGTCGCTGTGATTATGCCTATCGGACTCGACCACACGGATTACCTCGGTGAGAGCATCGAGGAGATCGCAGCAGAAAAGGCGGGCATCATCAAGGCCCGCTGGGATGCTTCTGATCTGCTTACTCCGCCGGACAACGTGGTGGTTGTGGGCAACCAGGAACCCGCCGCCATGGACGTGGTGCTGCAGCAGGCCGTGTCCTCCGATGCCTCCGTGGCCCGCCATGGCCAGGAATTCGGCGTGGTGAGCTCCACCGTGGCGGTCGGCGGCCAAGACATCACTATCCGCGGATTAGCTGGCGACTACGAGGACATCTTCCTGCCGCTATCAGGCGCACACATGGCCCACAATGCAGCGTGCGCCCTCGCCGCCGTGGAGGCCTTCTTCGGCGCCGGCCCGGGCCGTGAGTTGGACCTCAATACGGTGCGCGAGGGTTTTGGCACCGTCAGCTCGCCTGGGCGGCTGGAGCGAGTGCGCTCCACCCCAAGCGTGTTTGTCGATGCCACTCACAATCCGCATGGCGCCACTGCCTTGGCACAGGCGCTGGATCGCGATTTCAACTTCCGCCGCCTAGTGGGCGTGCTCGGGGTCTTGGGGGATAAGGACTCCCGCGGCGTCATGCAGGCCCTCGAGCCGGTGCTCGACGAGGTGGTCATCACCCAGAACACCTCGCCGAGGGCGATGGATGTCTACGATCTCGCCGATACCGCGCGGGAGATCTTCGGCGAAGAGCGCGTCCACGTGGCCGAGCAGCTACCCACCGCGGTGGAGTTGGCTATCGAATTGGCCGAGGACACCGGCGAGGTGGGGGAGATGGTCTCCGGCTCAGGTGTGGTGATCACCGGCTCGGTGGTGACGGCCGGCGAGGCCCGTGCCCTGTTTGGAAAGGAACCAGCATGA
- a CDS encoding DUF4233 domain-containing protein — MSKNVEYGPLGPGHAPEKDPMKGLRGVMAGILSMESISLLLVLTVILRVDDGAYWTTFNWMYVTVVGVAHMVLAFMMKARWALPAIWVLQVLALAGFVVHVSMGVMALIFIAVWAYVFYLRKNILERMRRGYLASQHF; from the coding sequence ATGAGCAAAAACGTGGAATACGGCCCCCTCGGCCCCGGCCATGCCCCGGAGAAGGATCCCATGAAGGGGCTGCGCGGGGTGATGGCGGGGATTTTGAGCATGGAGTCCATCTCCTTGCTGCTGGTTCTCACCGTGATTCTGCGCGTTGATGACGGCGCCTATTGGACCACATTCAACTGGATGTACGTGACCGTGGTGGGCGTGGCCCACATGGTGCTGGCATTCATGATGAAGGCTCGGTGGGCTCTGCCGGCGATTTGGGTGCTGCAAGTGCTGGCGCTCGCCGGTTTTGTGGTGCATGTGTCCATGGGCGTAATGGCGCTGATTTTCATCGCAGTGTGGGCCTACGTGTTTTATCTGCGCAAGAACATCCTCGAGCGGATGCGCCGAGGCTATCTCGCCAGTCAGCACTTCTAG
- the ndk gene encoding nucleoside-diphosphate kinase, giving the protein MTERTLILIKPDGVNRGLVGEILARIERKGLKFAALDLRVADKETAEKHYAEHSDKPFFGELVDFITSAPLIAGVVEGPRAIEAWRQLAGGTDPVSKAAPGSIRGDFALEVAENVVHGSDSAESAEREISIWFPNL; this is encoded by the coding sequence ATGACTGAACGTACACTCATTTTGATTAAGCCCGACGGTGTCAACCGTGGACTGGTGGGCGAGATTCTCGCCCGTATCGAGCGCAAGGGCCTGAAGTTTGCTGCCCTGGATCTGCGCGTCGCCGATAAGGAGACCGCTGAGAAGCACTACGCAGAGCACTCCGATAAGCCTTTCTTCGGCGAGCTGGTGGACTTCATCACCTCCGCGCCGCTGATTGCCGGCGTGGTGGAAGGCCCCCGCGCCATCGAGGCGTGGCGCCAGCTGGCCGGCGGCACCGACCCGGTGTCCAAGGCCGCCCCGGGCTCCATCCGTGGTGACTTTGCCTTGGAGGTTGCCGAGAACGTGGTGCACGGTTCGGATTCCGCAGAATCCGCCGAGCGTGAGATCTCCATCTGGTTCCCGAACCTTTAA
- a CDS encoding NAD(P)(+) transhydrogenase (Re/Si-specific) subunit beta: MDSAQLVDRITQLAYLAAALLFILALAGLSRQTTAARGNRCGACGMAIAVLATIAQAMMASAEEPSHYRSPLTILMLVAVAMALGGIIGWLRAAKVEMTGMPELIAALHSFVGLAAVLIGVNSYMHAHAVPHEMLGFHLGEVSVGIFIGAVTFTGSIVAYLKLSARMKGAPLELPGRNAINLGLLVLALAAVVVFVRIGESHSVWAWLALLAVTVLALLLGLHLVAAIGGGDMPVVVSMLNSYSGWAAAAAGFMLSNDLLIIVGALVGSSGAYLSYIMCKAMNRSFLSVILGGFGTDSATPGAAGDVGTHTETTPEEVARRLAAARRVMITPGYGMAVAQAQHPVAALCAALRERGVDVRFGIHPVAGRLPGHMNVLLAEATVPYDIVLDMDEVNEDFADTDVVLVIGANDTVNPIAYEPGSPIAGMPVLKVWEAAHVVVFKRSMGAGYAGVANPLFYKDNADMLLGDARASVEAIRAALD, from the coding sequence ATGGATAGCGCACAACTTGTCGATCGCATCACTCAACTGGCCTATCTGGCGGCGGCACTGCTCTTCATCCTCGCGCTGGCAGGGCTATCGCGGCAAACAACCGCCGCCCGCGGCAACCGATGTGGTGCTTGTGGCATGGCCATCGCGGTGCTCGCCACCATCGCCCAAGCCATGATGGCCTCCGCCGAGGAGCCCTCCCACTATCGCTCTCCTCTGACGATCCTGATGCTGGTGGCTGTGGCGATGGCACTCGGAGGGATCATCGGCTGGCTACGCGCCGCCAAGGTAGAGATGACGGGCATGCCGGAGCTCATCGCCGCGCTGCACAGTTTCGTCGGGCTCGCCGCGGTACTGATCGGCGTCAATTCCTATATGCACGCCCACGCGGTGCCCCACGAGATGCTGGGCTTTCACTTGGGCGAGGTGAGCGTGGGCATCTTCATTGGTGCTGTCACCTTTACCGGTTCGATCGTGGCCTATCTCAAGCTCTCGGCCCGCATGAAAGGCGCGCCACTCGAACTGCCGGGCCGCAATGCCATCAACCTCGGCCTGCTTGTGCTGGCGCTCGCCGCGGTGGTGGTGTTCGTGCGTATCGGCGAGTCACATTCGGTGTGGGCGTGGCTGGCGCTGCTGGCCGTGACCGTGCTGGCGCTACTGCTCGGCCTGCACCTAGTAGCGGCTATCGGCGGCGGGGATATGCCCGTGGTGGTCTCGATGCTCAACTCCTACTCCGGCTGGGCTGCGGCGGCAGCCGGCTTCATGCTGAGCAATGACCTTCTCATTATCGTCGGCGCGCTCGTGGGCTCCTCTGGCGCCTACCTGTCCTACATCATGTGCAAGGCGATGAACCGCTCCTTCCTCTCGGTGATACTCGGCGGTTTCGGCACAGACAGCGCCACCCCAGGCGCTGCCGGTGATGTGGGCACCCACACCGAAACCACCCCCGAGGAGGTGGCTCGTCGGCTCGCCGCCGCCCGCCGCGTGATGATCACCCCCGGCTATGGCATGGCGGTGGCCCAGGCCCAACATCCGGTGGCTGCGCTGTGCGCCGCGCTACGTGAACGCGGGGTGGACGTGCGCTTCGGCATTCATCCTGTTGCCGGTCGCTTGCCTGGGCACATGAACGTGCTTCTAGCCGAAGCCACAGTGCCCTACGACATTGTGCTGGACATGGACGAGGTGAACGAGGACTTCGCAGACACAGACGTGGTCTTGGTCATCGGCGCCAATGACACCGTGAATCCGATCGCCTATGAGCCTGGCTCCCCCATCGCCGGTATGCCCGTGCTCAAGGTGTGGGAGGCAGCGCACGTGGTGGTATTCAAACGCTCTATGGGCGCCGGCTATGCCGGGGTGGCTAACCCGCTGTTCTATAAGGACAACGCGGACATGCTGCTCGGCGATGCCCGAGCCTCCGTAGAGGCGATACGTGCCGCCTTGGACTAG
- a CDS encoding Re/Si-specific NAD(P)(+) transhydrogenase subunit alpha, with product MLIGIPQETDPAQPLVSATPDTVAKLIKRGFDVQVQRGAGEASAYPDELYEQAGARLVGQEVWRADIVTCLDTPDREALNTLRTGATLIARMDPARNEDILTHLSERGITALAMDAIPRISRAQSMDVLSSMSNIAGYRAVIEAATAFGRLFTGQVTAAGKMPPATVYIIGAGVAGLAAIGTAHSMGAVVRATDLRPETAEQVESMGAEFVPIPAETEESTDGYATEMTTDQAAAAAELYAREAAGADIVITTANIPGTRAPLLLTRQNVERMAPGSVIVDMAAASGGNCELTRPGEVVTTAGGVTILGFKDLAGRLPTQASQLYGQNIVNLIDLLCPDRDGRFVMDLEDEIIRAITVTHDHHIYWPPPPVKVSQAQTPPEPPAAPEVVDEPKVASSRIWYLLGAAAAVALVLSSPLAVASHYIVLLLAIVVGFYVITAVTHSLHTPLMSETNAISGIVILGAIAQVGSTNLLVSALSFVAITIASINIFGGFSVTSRMLTMFRQEG from the coding sequence ATGCTGATAGGTATCCCCCAGGAGACCGACCCCGCACAACCCCTCGTCTCTGCCACCCCCGACACCGTAGCCAAGCTCATCAAAAGGGGCTTTGACGTGCAGGTACAGCGCGGCGCAGGTGAAGCCAGTGCGTATCCGGACGAACTGTATGAGCAAGCTGGTGCCCGGCTGGTTGGCCAAGAGGTGTGGCGGGCAGACATCGTCACATGCCTCGACACTCCCGATAGAGAGGCTCTGAACACGCTGCGCACTGGAGCCACGCTCATAGCTCGCATGGACCCCGCTCGGAACGAAGACATACTCACCCATCTGAGCGAACGCGGAATCACCGCGCTGGCCATGGATGCGATTCCTCGCATCTCGCGCGCCCAATCCATGGACGTGTTGTCATCGATGTCCAATATCGCCGGCTACCGCGCTGTCATCGAGGCGGCCACCGCCTTCGGCCGTCTCTTTACCGGTCAAGTCACCGCCGCCGGGAAAATGCCACCGGCCACGGTCTACATCATCGGCGCTGGGGTGGCGGGTCTCGCCGCCATCGGCACCGCACACTCCATGGGCGCGGTCGTGCGCGCCACCGACCTCCGCCCCGAAACGGCCGAGCAGGTGGAGTCCATGGGCGCGGAGTTCGTGCCCATTCCGGCCGAAACGGAAGAATCCACAGATGGCTACGCCACTGAGATGACCACCGATCAGGCCGCGGCCGCAGCAGAGCTCTACGCGCGGGAGGCTGCAGGGGCCGATATCGTGATCACCACCGCCAACATTCCCGGCACTCGGGCCCCGCTGCTGCTCACGCGTCAGAATGTGGAGCGCATGGCCCCAGGCAGTGTGATCGTGGATATGGCCGCGGCGAGTGGTGGCAATTGTGAGCTCACCCGCCCCGGCGAGGTAGTCACCACCGCCGGTGGGGTGACCATCCTCGGTTTCAAGGATCTAGCGGGGCGGCTGCCCACCCAAGCCAGCCAGCTCTATGGTCAAAACATCGTCAATCTGATTGACCTCCTCTGCCCCGACCGCGATGGGCGTTTCGTGATGGATCTTGAGGACGAGATCATCCGCGCCATCACCGTCACCCACGATCACCACATCTATTGGCCCCCTCCGCCGGTGAAGGTCTCGCAGGCTCAGACACCTCCCGAACCGCCCGCGGCACCGGAGGTGGTGGATGAGCCGAAGGTGGCGTCGTCACGCATCTGGTATCTCCTCGGTGCCGCGGCGGCTGTGGCCTTGGTGCTCTCCAGTCCGCTGGCGGTGGCCTCGCACTATATCGTGCTGCTGCTGGCCATCGTGGTGGGTTTCTATGTGATCACAGCGGTGACTCATTCGCTGCACACACCACTGATGAGCGAGACCAATGCCATCTCGGGAATCGTGATCCTCGGGGCCATTGCGCAGGTGGGGTCCACCAATCTACTGGTCTCTGCCTTGTCCTTCGTGGCCATCACCATCGCCTCCATCAATATCTTCGGCGGGTTCAGCGTGACCTCTCGCATGCTCACCATGTTTCGGCAGGAGGGCTAG